atggaatgcatgagaaaTTTAagacaatttcaggttacgtttgcaacagattgttctcagttggtgaagatggtttcggaacctgAGGAATGGTCTGCATTTGGAGCCTATTTAGAAGACATCAAgcttttgagaagaagcttcCACAACTCAGACATCGTTCATGTACCAAGGACGGCGAACCAAAAGGCGGACAGCTTAGCACGTAGTGTCCGGCATCAACTGTCTTTCGTCgtacacatggatgcagagtttacaagttggttcacagagtcaatatgagtgtgcattgtttgctgtcaaaaaaaaaaaatatatatatataatcaaaagtAACCAAACGTGTTTAATATGAGTGAAGCAttcgaccaaaaaaataatgacTGAAGCAATTATGATTGTTAATTTGAATTTGTtctagtgaaacaaaaaaagatgGTGTAGTCGTGCGGAGGTCTCCAAGTGTTAGAAAATCATCGTTAATTTAAATTAGACCATGGCAATTGCTTGATACATACACGAGAGTCGAGAGTACGTGCATAAAAAACGTGTCAATTTTATTTTCACTAAATTTCAATTATCCATTAAGTGAGCTAAAGCATATTCAACTTCACTTTTAAAAGTCATAATAGTTGGGATCAGAATCGTAAGTGTTGCGAGTCCAACTATCCAATGAAACTAGCATGCATCCGTATAATTTTATATAGactgaaaacaaaacacaaatcaaTACATTCTGCAGAACATCTAAGTAAATTAGTGCTTATAGCCTTTGATTCAACAATAAGGTTTTCGACCCCCAACATTATCACCTTTGCAGTGACGCATAGGATATGGCAAGtaggatgatgaatatgatGATGTCTTCTCCAATTGCCCTTTCAACAAAATAGATCATCGTTTAGAACGCTAATCCAAGAAAGATGAACGTGACAATATTGTATCATTGTATAGTAAGTCAAACAGAGTATTTGGCTAGTCTACATATTGGTATCCCTTACAGATCGCCTCTTATGTCGAGCTAGATTGTAAACTTGTAAGTGCATGTAAGAAAATGGTTTTGCCTTTAGTCAGATTCGCGGGTAGAAGAGACATACATTAGTACATCCCCAACTATGGaggccgtgctcatctaccaCGTTTGGAGACAAAGGAACAATGCTCTCCACAACAAAACACATCTCCTTCAGGCTGAAACTTTCGGATTAATGGACAGGGATGTGAGGAACGCAATAACTGCAAGGCGCAAATTCACCAACATCATGGCACTTTGGATCAGATGACTCAGTCATTCCCAATAGCTAAAATCTACtatctttcttgttttttatttaatttttgccAAGAAAAATGTATGTAAAAaccttttattttgtaaaagacAAAAGTTAATTTTCGttaatgatatttacaatttagcaacaaaaaaaaaaaaaaaaaaactatagagGCCGTGGCCTTGTTGAGAGACGATTTGGTAATACCAGCCAAGTGATGAAAGTGTATCCTAGAACTCTGTGAATAACATACACTTTAGTCCAATCATGCTTGTAAGATGTTCTGAAAACAGGTTGGAGGTTGTCTGGAGAATGCCTCTAAAAGATGATGCCCACTCCTGCGTCCATATGCAATGAGACATGGTAAGTTCTCTTATGTGGGTTGTCAGATCCGTAACTCCTTTGTAATTTGATGCTTATTGTAATACTAAAACAAACCATATTATTCTAGAATCAGGTGCTCTAGTTGGCACACTTGCTGCGAGTTACGAACCATGTTGATTAAATTGATAGAAAACACACGATTTGGCATCCTTTATAATTTGGTTTCCCAATATCGATATCTTACGGTTACATGAagcaacaaaatatttttgttttccgAATCTCTATTCTCACAGatacaaaatctataaacataATACAAACTTGAGATTCTACAAACTTCGAGTGAGTTGTACTAGGATTACGTCACACATACACACCCATGTGTGAGTCTCCTTCTAACTGGGTCAGAAGGTTTGCCTTTTCAACACTGACACACGCGTGGGGACAAGTCAACTCATTTTACTTTCATTACATTACATCGTTGCAATCTAATCCAACAGTCAACATTTCGTCACGTCATCTTCACCAATACGTGTACGGCTCTTAATCCTCCTGAGCTCTCCAACAATCTCCTTCGCGTCCGGACGATCATCCTTATCAACCGCAACACACCGGAACGCCAGCTCAGCAACCGCCGCAACACCACCGTCGTCGTCGTCACTCGCAATCAACGGATCAACCACCTGATCGAGAAGACCCATCTGTAGCTTGGAAACAAACAGTTCAGCCAAAGCCATATCTCTCTTCTCACGACGCTGGTCAACAGCTTTCATCCCCGTCATCAACTCCATCAAAACGACGCCGTAACTATACACGTCACTCTTCTCGGTTAACCGGAAAGACCGGTGATAATCCGGATCCAGATAACCGGGCGTACCTTGTGGGCCCGTGCAGACGTAATCAGACGAAGAAGCCGAGTTCACCGTCGTCTCGGAGAACACCAAGAGCCTAGAGAGACCAAAGTCACCGACTTTGATTCTCATGTCTTTCTCCACGAAGATGTTCGACGAAGTAATGTCTCTATGAACAACCGGTGGAGTGATAGAGAAGTGTAGATACTCCATAGCTAAAGCCGTCTGCAAAGCGATATCTAACCGTATCCGCCACGTCATCGCAGACTTCCTCCCGTGGAGATGATCCGCTAAAGTTCCGTTGGTGACGTAATCGTGAACGAGGAGGAGCCCTCTCGGGTCGGAGCAGTATCCATGGAGCTTGACGAGGTTCGGGTGGTTGATGGAGGAGAGGATCAAGATCTCGTTGCAGAAAGACTTCATCGAGAAGGCTTTGCAGTGCTCGGTGTCGGCGGCGGTGGCgccgtggtggtggtggaggaactTCACGGCGAGGAGCTGTCCGTCAGCGAGCTGGCCTAGGTAAACCGAGCCGAATCCTCCGTCGCCGATCTTGCGCTTGGGGTCGAACTTGTTGGTGGCGGATTCGAGCTCCTCGAAGGTGAAGACCGGAGGGAGGAGCGCGGCGGAGCGGTGGCGGCGGAGGAAGAGAGCTGCGGGGTCTTCTTCGTTGACTGAGGACAGGAAACTCGCTCTTCTTGATCGGAAGATCGCCACCGCGACGGAGATAGCGAGGAGAAGACAAGTTAAAGCGAAGATGAGACATAACACTGCTACATGGTTGACTGTTGTCTCTCTTTGAGGCGAGAAACAGATGAAGTCTTGACTCGGGTGGGTCGAGTTAAACCCACAGACTCCGTTCTTGACCCGACAGTCTCTGCATTTAGCAAAGTACGGGTCTTGAGACTCGTCCCATTCCACTTCAAATCCGAATCTGGTGAAGAAGTCTTGGAGGAAGCTCAAGAGATCCCCTTGGCAGCCTTGCTCGGACAACGACCCGTGGGTTGATTCGCATCCGTGGAGGATCCGACCCGGGTTCTTTACTACTTTGCAGTCCTGAGGACAGCGACTACAGTTTGGGAGAGTCAAAGGAGAGCAAGGacggaggagagagagacgggAGCAAGAGGAGTCGGAGACTCTGAAAGGAGAACCGGTTAAGTCGATGAACCGGTTAGGGGAGGAGGAGAACCGGAGAGAGGAGCAGTTGTTTTGGTTAGAGCCCAACTGTGGAGAGAGGGTGAGAGAGGAGGAGAGGGATGAGTAATGGAGGAGAGAGAAAGTGAGGTTTTTGACTGAGATGGTGGCGCGTGGAGAGGAGCATTGGATCTGGAAGTGTGGGTGGCCGCATCCCGGAGAGGTAGAGAATGGGAAGGGTGGAGAGGAGTTAAACGGAGGGCAATGAAAGGAAGTAGAAGAAGATGAGCATGAAGATGAGTAAGTTTTAACAATGGTGAGGATGAGGATGAGTATGAGTAGAGAAAAGCACCGTCGCGAAGAAGACGGTGACTGAGACATAGAGAAAGAGATCTGAATCTGGTGACTGGCGTTTTCGAAGTGGAcagtgttgtgaggaagaggtTGAAgtaaggagaagaagaggcacGTGAAGGTTTAGGAACTCGGAAACTGAAGAGTTTTAACTTTTTAGTTTTATgttcttttaatataaaatgaacATCTTggcaattttgtttttttttttaattacgtTTTCGTTTCTTTCTAGTTTCTATGCAGGAAGTCGAATTCAAAATGTTTACATGAATGTATACTTCAAAAGCTTTCTTTAATTAAAAttccaaatgaagaaaaacgatttcaaaatattttagaaattccTTTCATTTTTGTTCAAATTAAGCCAAGTGCAcctttttagaaagtatatgaaTGAGAGACGTAAAGAACAAATGGGACGGGACTATGAGAGCACATAAgcgaaaataaaagaaaaaagggtCAAAAGGGGACGACATACGTTGTAGACAAATTGAAATTTGAGTTAATTACACTAAATGAcactttttaactttttattactcgtaaacatattttttacatgtGACATATTTGATGTGGGTCAACGAAAAATTATAGACAATTTTGTCGTTAATAGAAACGACATTTATGGACACTCAGGTAATATGTGGATGGGTAATTTGTGGATGGGTGATTTGTGGACGGGTGATGTGTGGATGAATGATGTGTAATACATGGACATGCGATGTTAATGTGTTTATAGTAGATAATGTGGACaaactatttattttgattatataaaacTATACAACAATACGTGGATATGGACTCATGTTACTAAAATTATACCACAAAACATGGACACGGATTCTGTTATCAAAACcctcaccaaaaaaaaagaagattttttcTATATCtaacttctttgttttgatACGACAAGTTGTGGACTGATACAAAGCCAATACATATGTTTTTGATACAATTGGTTGTCACTCCCAAGAACTTCTAAGGGATACCATTGATTTGCATAGAAATGcctctattttttattcttctcTCCCGTATGGACCTCATGAGATTCattataaaagataatattGAAGTTCTCGTTTTACTAAAAATCTCACTAACCAACAATTTGAATGAATTTCTCCTTAGATTTAATACCACCACCAACAAGAGTGAAGCAGTGGCTTCGTCGTCTCCAACACGAGCACTTGACTTCTTCAGCCCAATTAATAAATTATCTGTAATTAAACTTTAATCAAGATGAGAAAGAGATGATATTGTGAGTATGAGCGGAGAGAAAAATCGAAGAATCTTTTACCTTATGTCAGGGAGTAATAGATCTTGCATGTCAGAGATTTTCGATCTAAGAGATCTGCGCTTCGTCATAATATGGATGGATGCAAATTTGATTACAGTTGAATTTAGAACCCGAGATGATGAATGGAATCGAAGGAATATTGTCCATGTCCACAactagtttataattaatttataactaatttataattctgTTATCCATGTTTTGGTGTCCACGTTtacatttagttttatttacatattaatattttcataatatatatatgaaaatagatCTTACAAAATAGAGAATTTTATATAAAGTTtattatgacaattatttttgtttaatatattttagaacttgagataaaagtaaatgaaaacataaagtagaaaaaaataaaataagaagaggagagagatttTCTTTAGTTTAAGGTCATAAGAGTCTTTTTGACAAAGGAAAATGTGTTTCAGTGATAAGGCCATGATtatcgggggggggggggggggggggtggtgaTAAAGGGGTTTCTCGCACTGTTGCAATGGCGTGGGTCTCATAAAATGGCAATAATCGGTTTCAAAAGTTGTGAAATAAGGGACGCAGTTCGTCTGTTTCTTACACTGTTTGCGGactccactgacacgtggctgTCCGCGAttggttccttttttttttctttttttttagtcagacaaaatttttttaaaaaaaaccctTAATAGGTTttagggataatgatgctctaaatatCTTGTAGTGTAATTGGAATGTGATAAAAGTTTTTTAGATTGTAAAAAATTCTTGAAATTTAGTTCGTAGGATAGTGGaagctttttatttatttatttttacgataATGAAGTAGAAGGTGTATTTTGTTCACATCTTTATTTTGAACTATTTGCTGGGTCGGGTCCTGCCTGATACATAAATGAAAAAACAGTGGCTACTTTGTTCACATCTTTATTTTGTCCTCCAAACAATAAAGGATCGCAGCAAAAATGTAAGGCGCAATGATACATCCGTTGATTTGGAGCGTTACCCATTCATGACATGATTCATATCAAAAGGAGTAATTAATGCGATGGGATCAAATAAAGCTGACCTTTTTCGGGTCTCTCTCTTTAATAATGTTTGTCTGATTAAATTTCTCTAACTCAATCATGAACTATTTGAAATTGAAactatttagcaaaaaaaaaactttttaaacttCAAAATCGCGTCGTTAGGAGAATCGTACTATTGGGCCTGTATCTAGACCCGTGGCCATACTTAGCTATTATAGGTTTTATTCGATCCATTGGGCTACTTGAGTTCATTAAGCTCAAAAAACACTTGAAACCGCAATATAATGGCCCGAGCCTAGTGGCATTTCCAAGTTTAATAGCTCCTTTTTTGGCTTAAAGATGTGTATGAGagattgatcaaaaaaaaaaaagaagaagatgtgttTGAGTGAGAGATTTTAGACTTGATCTTTGTCTTGAATATTTTTTGATTGGTTACCACTTCTTTGTTTGTGAAGTTGGCTTTAGTTGGTAATGGTTTGATCGGGATGGTCTTCGCTTGTGAgtagatatttttcttttaaaaaatagggGCTACTTGAAATCttagattttctttttcttttcttctaagATATTGATACTTCAACAAGATAATGTACTTGAAATCTTAGATAagtatcatttatttttattttcaaaatatattttgcgAAACAAAGTTGCAGCGGGTGGCTCCAACACGGCAATAACTGTCGTGAAGATCAGCATATTTCTGGGCATATAAGAAATCTTGTTCTGATATGTTTCCTGGGTAATATTTTTAGAAGAATCTCATATAGATGTCCGAAACATCATGGCTCAGTGGAAAGGAGATCTTCCACCCAGGTTGCGAGTTCGAACGCTGCTTGAGGAAACTACTGCATGAGGAAACTACTGCATAAATGTCTCTGGACACTCCACATGTGTATAAACACTTGCTTTCGGCCTATTTTGAAAGTCGCGTGAGCCTACCCGTGGGTCACACGGCCTCTAAAAAATAGTCTGGGTCTGTTTGGGCCTGAGTTTACTTttgagttatcaaaaaaaaaaaaatctcatatagATTCCTATTCGGTCATTGATGGATTCAGATAATGTTCTTCCCTTCACAATCTCTATGATCTACTAATGTACTTCCCTTCACAATCTCTATGATTAACTTGAACTCAAAGTAGATTAGCTATCAAGTACTAGCGGATTAATACACGCTGATCCAATCACTGTTGGAATGAGTAGGTGTAGATTTTGGTTCATTTATTTTAAGTTGGTTATGAATTTGCATAGCATGTTGATTTGTCTTCGTATATATACACTGAGGcgaacaaatttgaaatatccGATTCGATTTCCTTTGTATTTTCTTGGTTAATTTCGCACCGATTCTTGATCACCGGACCAAAACTAAGatcatttttaaattcaaaccaaaaccaaaacagaTGACTTAAAGCGGATTTGGCACGAATCTAGTTTGTCCGGTCCATGACAACGACCATATACGTAAATAATAAGAGTAACGTATCACAGACACGAGAAAAATGTAAATAAGTTGCTGTCGCTTATGATCTCTTTGTCATCCCTTATGAGTTACGCCTTAAAGAGAGTCCCACACTCGTCAACCTCAATCTTGGTGTTTCTTACAGGAAATAATTATACATTGTTTTCTCCCTCATATATCCATGGATCCCACCCATATctatcatttataaatttttgattattgttttTGCCTATATTGGAATTTAATACAGCTGTGATATACTATAAacgaatattaatatatatatatatatatatatatatatatatatattacacgAATAGATTACAATTTCCAGCGAGTTTACACATTATAAAATTACCAGTCTTGACACATTATAAAATTAGCAGTCTTGTAAGACTATGATTAACCCGAAATTCTTAGAGTGAGATTCTTAACGGAAGTTAATaaactgtttcttaatttttaactaaaaaaattaagataaaaattaagaactggttcttaaagttcttatttaagaaccggttcttaaagttcttatttaagaaccagttcttagttttttagttaaaagttaagaaacagtttcttaactttcgTTAAGAACCTCATTATAAGAACTATGGGTTAATCATCTTCTATGCAGTGACGAAAACTAGATTCAACTTAATCGCAGGAATATTCAATTTTCATCACAGAAACAAAATAGATTGATTTTCATCATAGGATACTTTTGATAAATACTGTTCCCTTGGTTAACAAGCTGTAACGGGGAAGCATACGTAAAAGGATAATaactacttatatatatatatatgctgaCGTGGAAATAACAGATATAGTGAAACACGTCAATATGCACGACCTTTCTATGCCTAGTGGCTAAAAATCGTTTCATCACAGGACTATTCATTATTCAATTAATTCAAAATAAACGATTGAAAAAGGTCCCACGTCACCGCGTGCCGCTTTGGACTTGGTCTCGAATAATAAATACACATCAAACATTACATTTACATCACGATTCGCTTGTGAATCAAATCTTAGTAATAACATAGTTAGCTAGTATCAAGAAAATGGATTTTTTCCACAAAGCTAAAGCCGTTAGGATGCGTAACGTCCATGAGAAGTATCTAACGGCGGACGAGGACGAAGAGACGGTGACTCAAGACAGAAATGGTTCCGACAAGAGAGCTCGATGGACCGTCGAACCAGTTCGTGGTTCCTTTGAAGTGATCCGCTTAAGGAGTTGCTACGGTAATTATCTCACCGCTTCTAACGAGCGGTTCTTGCTCGGTGCCACGGGACTTAAAGTGGTCCTGTCGAAACCGAGTCGGCTTAACGCGTCCGTCGAGTGGGAGCCGGTGAGAGAAGGATCCAAAATTAAGCTCAAGACTAGACACGGTAACCTTCTCCGAGCCAATGGTGGACTTCCTCCGTGGCGTAACTCAGTCACTCATGACTCTCCTCATAGTTCGGACTCGTTCTTGTGGGATGTTGATATCGTTGAGATCTTGGTTGAAACGGCTACTCCGGCTACGGCAACGGCAACAACTCCTCCGCCACATAGGAGGCCATCGAGTCCCCCGCCACATAGGAGGCCGTCCAGTCCCCCGCCACATAGGAGGCCGTCAAGTCCTCCGGTGTCTAGGAGTTCTTCAGACACATCCGAGGAAAATGTTGGTATTTTTTAAAAGCAGATTTATTacaggtttttaaaaaaaatcagatttatGTATTAGGCTGAAATTATGATGTTacagattattattttttaaaagcagATTTATTACAGATTATGATGTTacagattatttttaaaaaatcgaaaATATGTATTAGGCTGAAATTTTTTAGAAGTTTTCTTGTGTTGAACTTTTTTTTACCGCGATCAAAGTTGACAGAAACCTCTGTGGAATTTCAAGATTGTCGTCTTaacattttcttgattttttattgACTAGTTGACTGAGTCGCCACCGAAATCTGAAGGAAGGATCATATATTACCACATCGCAGACGAAGAAGGTCACGTGGAGGATGAGTCAGCCGTTGGATACGCTGTAACTTTCAAAGGAAACAGCGTGGAGCAGTTGACGCAGGTGCTGAGGGAAGAGACTAGCATGGATGATGTTGTCGTGTGTACACGCAATCCTTTAAACGGCAAGCTGTTTCCTCTTCGTTTGCAGCTTCCGCCAAATAGTGGAAAAATGCATGTCGTTCTAGTACCGTCAAATACTTCTTAAATGGTGTGCTATGTGTGTTATGCAATATTGGTCGAAGTATTCAGAGGTATGGTGTTGACCAAAAGGTAAACAATTGGTTCTCGGTTTCTATTAGATAAGAGTATGCGGATAGATCATTATTGTGGGTGCTAatcattcatttttttgttattttgtaaaGAATCACTTAAGTTTAGCCATTTTAAATGGGAACATCCGCTATCATGCAATGATGTTATTATAAGACTTCTTATCAATCATTAAAGACTTTAAAGTGCTCAAACATAATTGCGCAAGTTTTCACCAACTCTTCTACTAACTATGTGCATAGTGAGCGCGGAGTCGGCTACATTATAGGTGTATTGTATAGTTTTGTTTAcggaattttattgttttttgtctATAATGTGATTGATGAGACTTTGGATATTACATAGGttgatgagtttgatataagaatgaacgACGAAgtcatatgttgatatttttatatcttatatgttCAAAGTTGAGGGTGATGGAACTTGTTAGTGTTTACTTAGGTAGTTGTTTGTACATAAATCAAATAGTGCAtggaaaaagataataaatttggatttaaaatgtTAGGGTTTCAAAATAACTGGGCCTTGAATCTGTGGTTTAGTCTAATACTGAAAAAACTGTTAGAACTTCAActcctttttttctttatgtcGGGAATGTGGGCACTAATTTTCCGATTCATGTAGGTAAAATAGTTTTTTAGTTTGTGAGATTGAAAAGCGTATATTGATTTTAAGCATGATTGATGAGAGGTTTACTTGCATCAGCTTCGTCTGCCGTGTGTGTTGAGTTTCGTCGGCGTCAGATGTTAGACATGCAAGAGAGAAGATCtgaatatgttaatttcgtgttttgttttttcttctctcgtGTTTTGTGGGTTTCACTCTTTGCTCAGGCTGTACAATAGATGAAGTCTGGCTAGGCCGTCTCACTTCTCTGAAGTATTCCCTTGATTAAGCTCCCACCAACATCTATCTTCTGATTCTGTCTTGAAGTCGAGGAGCTTCCAAAAAAATTAGCTTCCATCTGCTGTTCCGCTTGAAATGGAGAGTTCTGAAATGCCGCATAAAAAACATATTGGCAAATAACTAATGATTGTCAACAACTATCACTatactaaatagaaaataaatcaaggttTTTTGTTCTGCACAAACTAAAATCTTACAACAGGGTTGTCACGGTTTTtttcaggagcaagatctttttCTTCCCAGAAACCATAGTCAATGCAATCCTTGGGAGAGAGCTATCCATGACAGAGGCTAAAGTTGCGTAGATGAAAAAATAGATCAGAAACAcagtagattttttcagataaggAAAATATGAGATAAGTTGTTGACTAATTACCAGTTTCAGTTGTTGGTATGTCATTCTACTTGAATTTGCCTGATTGTAATCTTGCTTGGAGCTGCCAAATATGCTATGTTTACCaatttctaggtttgtgttcgcaatcacttggagcacctagcaacctcaaaatgatcgactttcacaatggaatctggtttcaaagatggcatgtaatgattagcatgtccgacgggagtaaacccatgaatcacggaatctgcaaatagtattatccaacaaagaatcaggaaataaattaaaactattatgttaaataagtgtgatagatcgaagattaacttaccttttcatcgaggaaaagaaccgtgattcccacaaactccctgtctttcttgaagttcagggaatcccataagcggaggaagccagaggctatgctctgactactgagaccaagacggagagactcgaaggttgagtgacggacgccgggacgccggtttgacgaactggagaggcagagagaaacattttctagaagatggttaaagctaagaggaatcaatgagttttgtggagatgcagattgagttcatcaaagatgagaatcatatatatatggtttacagatgggctacaaatcaggaacatttatgatcaagcgatttaagatggggacatgaagagttcaccggtgaaaaaatagattacgaacatatacacggcgcaactctgtaactcagacttgtttgagacaatgatgaaaataacccatattaaactacaacagtttacaatatacgaaaaccataattgttgcaaacttaagcttttttcatataacgtgatgaatctcatttaaaaatgaaaccataacacacttgtaggtccgaccctcagaggaagccgaagaagcaagggcttccgaccttcataaatatatattaggttcggccatcaatgtacaaaggtatcagttagcttagtggtataaatgttggtgtttatatctcaataacccgggttcgagccatgaGTTtgacactttttaaaagtggagcCCACAAAACGAtgacgtggcgcgctgaggaGCGAGCAAAAAgtgatctattataatatagatttgttcATTTTTCCTTTTGATATTTACTAAATTGTTCTTTTGCTAAAGTGGTTCTGATAAAGAACTTGTTTACACAATCACCACCAAAGCAAAAATAACAATCTACATTCCGATGAGAAGATAGATTTTAACAAGATCCATATATATTCATTGATACCGGAACCGTCACACGAACGTCGCCATTATACAGAAAATGATTAATAATCAAATATGATGTTGCAATTACGTTAAATGTAGGCAAATAGTTCGGTCGATTCCGATAATACAAAACTAATTACCATTGTAGAATCTACATGGCATtaagttacagaaaaaaatctGCATGGCACCACAGGGCGTGTAGATACCTAAATATATATAGGAGTGGGCGAAATTCAAATAACAATGTACCTTCCATCGTGTCTCAACAGAGAATGTATTTCCTACGAATATGATGTCATTGTTGTCAGATGTCATTTAAGAACAAAATTAGGTAATGTAAACAATATCCTATAGTTTAGTTATAGACTCACAGGTGATAAACAAACTGTCTAGAAAATACTAAACTAGACAATATATCAGGAAGTTTGGGACAACGATATTAGAGAGATATATGATGAGAAGTTATGACTCGAGAACTGACACATTGTGAA
This Brassica napus cultivar Da-Ae chromosome C6, Da-Ae, whole genome shotgun sequence DNA region includes the following protein-coding sequences:
- the LOC106446513 gene encoding LEAF RUST 10 DISEASE-RESISTANCE LOCUS RECEPTOR-LIKE PROTEIN KINASE-like 1.5 is translated as MSQSPSSSRRCFSLLILILILTIVKTYSSSCSSSSTSFHCPPFNSSPPFPFSTSPGCGHPHFQIQCSSPRATISVKNLTFSLLHYSSLSSSLTLSPQLGSNQNNCSSLRFSSSPNRFIDLTGSPFRVSDSSCSRLSLLRPCSPLTLPNCSRCPQDCKVVKNPGRILHGCESTHGSLSEQGCQGDLLSFLQDFFTRFGFEVEWDESQDPYFAKCRDCRVKNGVCGFNSTHPSQDFICFSPQRETTVNHVAVLCLIFALTCLLLAISVAVAIFRSRRASFLSSVNEEDPAALFLRRHRSAALLPPVFTFEELESATNKFDPKRKIGDGGFGSVYLGQLADGQLLAVKFLHHHHGATAADTEHCKAFSMKSFCNEILILSSINHPNLVKLHGYCSDPRGLLLVHDYVTNGTLADHLHGRKSAMTWRIRLDIALQTALAMEYLHFSITPPVVHRDITSSNIFVEKDMRIKVGDFGLSRLLVFSETTVNSASSSDYVCTGPQGTPGYLDPDYHRSFRLTEKSDVYSYGVVLMELMTGMKAVDQRREKRDMALAELFVSKLQMGLLDQVVDPLIASDDDDGGVAAVAELAFRCVAVDKDDRPDAKEIVGELRRIKSRTRIGEDDVTKC
- the LOC106446514 gene encoding uncharacterized protein LOC106446514 yields the protein MDFFHKAKAVRMRNVHEKYLTADEDEETVTQDRNGSDKRARWTVEPVRGSFEVIRLRSCYGNYLTASNERFLLGATGLKVVLSKPSRLNASVEWEPVREGSKIKLKTRHGNLLRANGGLPPWRNSVTHDSPHSSDSFLWDVDIVEILVETATPATATATTPPPHRRPSSPPPHRRPSSPPPHRRPSSPPVSRSSSDTSEENLTESPPKSEGRIIYYHIADEEGHVEDESAVGYAVTFKGNSVEQLTQVLREETSMDDVVVCTRNPLNGKLFPLRLQLPPNSGKMHVVLVPSNTS